ACTTTGATCAAAACATGAAATAAAAAGATAGCTCATATTGATAATTATAGAATGATACCTATTTTATTAAGATTTTGGATAACCCTCGCTATCTGTATAATGATTATATACTTTTTTCAGCCAATTTCTTAATGATAGTATCCCAGGTATACTTATTAAAAATCATTTTTCCAGCGCTATCATATTTTGCGATTACCTGAGGCGACAGATCCATGTTAGCTATAAGTGTCCACTGATCACATACTGGCATATAGAGTTTATACAAATTATAAATGCCCCTGTAATATCTGCGTCTGATCACATTCTCAGGAATATGGTGACCACCTTTACTTACGCGTTTCGCCACACGTGCTATAGCCAGCTCCGGAGAACCTAACCAAAAATATAAGAGACTAACTTTATAACCCGCTTGTTGTGCCTGTTTAATCAGCGACACATAACTTCGGGTAGATAACGTGGTTTCAAAAGCAAAATCAACCTGGGCAATCATCAATTCACGGATACGTCTAAGCATAATCCTTCCAGATTCAAGAGCTACACTTTCAGGATTAAGAGGAGATAGGCCATGGGCGATATTATCCGCATTCACAAACTCCATACAATTTAGAATTTCTGGCAGAATAGTATAACTGGCAGTTGTTTTCCCTGAACCATTACAACCTGATATGATATATAGATCAGGCATGATAGATTCCTCCCTTATCAATAACTGGCTTACTAAATCCCAGCCAATAACGGAATTCTATAGGAATATCAAATGGTAAACAGAGAATTGATCGTTTCATCAATTATAAAGATAGAAATTATCTTATTGATCAGACAAATGCTTATTCAATATGACTTGCCCTTATTTAATTTTGAACCAGGCAAAAAATCC
The DNA window shown above is from Pedobacter cryoconitis and carries:
- a CDS encoding zeta toxin family protein; this translates as MPDLYIISGCNGSGKTTASYTILPEILNCMEFVNADNIAHGLSPLNPESVALESGRIMLRRIRELMIAQVDFAFETTLSTRSYVSLIKQAQQAGYKVSLLYFWLGSPELAIARVAKRVSKGGHHIPENVIRRRYYRGIYNLYKLYMPVCDQWTLIANMDLSPQVIAKYDSAGKMIFNKYTWDTIIKKLAEKSI